ACTGGGTAAACGCACTCGCCCTCACCCCAGACGGCAAGCGGGTGATTTCTGCTTCCTATGGGACTCTCAAAGTTTGGGACTTGGCTGATGGTAAAGTTATTACCAATTTTACTGCTGATAATTCAGTATATTGTTGTGCTGTTGCACCGGATGGCATGACAATTACGGCAGGGGATAGTTCAGGACAGATTCATTTCCTCCAGTTAGAAGCAGGTTTATGAATATCACACCTCGCCCCCCAACTGCTTCCCAAAAAGAATTCCAGCAACTGATTCACGAGAAAAGCTGCAATTTTGTTGGTCGTGAATTTGCCTTTGCTGCTATTACCGACTTCCTCAATCAGCAACCCTGTGGTTACTTTACCATTGTGGGCACACCTGGCAGTGGCAAAAGTGCCATCATCGCCAAGTATGTGATGGAAAATCCTTCTGTTGTTTATTACAGTGCGGAAGTTGAAGGAAAAAATTGTGCGGAGGAATTTCTCATAACTGTTTGCACTCAGTTAACCCTTCGGCTACGCTCAGGGTTAAAGCCGAGGTCACTGAGCGTAGCCGAAGTGAGCGGAGTCGAGGCTTTAATGGGGGAAATGGGGGATACAAATGTGTCGCTTCCTGATAACGCGACTGAGGGAAGTTGGTTTTTCTCGCTTTTACTTCAGAAAGTGAGCGATTTACTAGAACCAGATGGGCGTTTGATTATTGCGATTGATGGGTGCGATCGCATCGACCTCAACAACCAATCCCCAGACTCAAATCTATTTTACCTTCCTAGATATCTCCCAGAGCGAGTTTATTTTCTCCTCACCCGTCGCCCCTTCAAGAGCGAAAAATCTGGTTTATTAATCGAAACCCCTGCTCAAATTTTGGATTTAGAAGCATATTCCGAACAAAACCGAGAAGATGTGCAGACCTATATACAACAATATATTTCAGTCACACCCTCTTTTTTTAAAAACACTGGGTGGATAACCAATGACTCTATCAGCGAACAAGAATTCTGCCAACAGCTAACACAACAGCTAACAGTCAAGAGCGAAAACAATTTCATGTATCTCAACCACATCTTAAAAGCAATCTCCCAAGGTTTTTATCCTAAACCCTTCCAATTTGAACCACTGCCTCCAGGGTTAGAAGCGTATTACAAGAATCATTACCAGCGCATCAAGGGTAAGGGTTTGTCTTCAGTGGGATTAGCCGTATTAAAATGTCTAGCACAGCTTGTGCAACCGCTTTCAGGAGAATTAATCGCCCAAATGGTTGATGAAGATGAATACGAAGTAGAAAAAGTGCTGGAAAATTGGCTGGAATTTTTATATGAGGAAATCAGAGGAGAAGAAATCTTTTATAGTTTGTATCATTCCAGTTTTGCGAACTGGTTAGGCAAGGAATTAAATTTAGTTTAGACGAGGTATTAAGAGTTGATTTATGTTAGTTTTAGAAACACACATAGGTGGGCACTGCCACTAAAACCCTTATATGGTTGGCAGGATCTGACTAGCAGTGCCCACCCTACACTACTACACGACTCAAGATTTTTCTGGTCAGGCAAGGAATTAAATTTAGTTTAGACGACGTATTTTGGAGAGTTGATTTATGTTAGGTTTAGACAGAATTACCTTCGATGCCCGCATCATGGCTGGACAAGCTTGTATATTGCTTCGCAACGCTGACGCGAACGTGGAATGAGAATTCCTGTTTCGTTAGTTGTCAATTTGGTGGCGAATGGGAAACCCGTAGAGGAAATTTTAGAAGAATACCCTGATTTAGAACCAGAGGATATTCGGCAATCTCTCCTTTATGCTGCTTGGTTGACTCAAGAGCGGGTTTATTCTTTCACAAATGCTGAAAAACAAGCATCATGAAATTTTTAGCAGATATGGGAATTTCTCTACGCACAGTAATTAATATCTATAAATTAGTAGTCCATAATTGTAAATATCTATTAACAACCAGTAATACAGGTGCATCACGTGGTACAACCTCAGGTGCTCTTAGATCAATTTTTAGTTTGCGGATTGGGGAGTTTAGGTCAACATTGTGTTGTCGCCCTCAAACAGTTTGAAGTCAGCGTGATTGCGATTGACAAAAACCTGCCCCAAGACTGGGAATTTTCTCACCTTCCAGATTTATTAGATAATGTACTCGTTGGTGACTGTCGTCAAATCAGTGTTCTAGAGCAAGCTAAAATCCAACAGTGTCGAGCTGCCATCATAGTCACTAGTAATGAGCAAGTGAATGCAGAGACAGCTTTAGCGGTGCGGAAACTTAATCCCAAAACCCGCTTAATTGTTCGTTCATCTAAAAAAAATCTCAATGAATTATTGAGTCAACATTTAGGGAATTTTGTTGCCTTTGAACCAACTCAACTACCTGCGCCAGCTTTTGCTCTTGCTGCTCTTGGTACAGAGACATTAGGATTATTTCACTTACAAGGACAGTGGCTGCAAGTTGTCAAACGTACTTTATCACCAACAGACCGTTGGTGCAACAACTCTACCTTGTACGAACTGAATACTCACAAGCGTCGGATTCTCTATCACACATCTGGTGCAACTTCTTTATCCAAAGCTTTCCATGAATGGGAGCCAGATACACGTCTGATGCCGGGAGATACGATTGTTTATATTGAGACTATAAAACCAACTTCTACTAATTCTAAGAAACTGGTAAGAAATACCTGGTATAATCCTTGGCACTTATTAACAACACTAAAACACCTTAACTGGTTAACTATTAAGCAGCAATTTATCACATTTTTGCGAAAATCTGACGAAAATCGATTTAAGCAGTTAGGTATTATCTGTGGAGTGATTGTCAGTTTTTTATTGCTATTGGGAACGGTTTTGTATCAGTTAAGCTATCCCCAAATCAGCTTGATAGACGCCTTTTTTACCTCAATGATGCTACTTCTAGGGGGATTTGGTGATTTGTTTGGTGGGTTCAATTTCACACTTCCTGTTCCCTTTTGGTTGCGGTTCATTAGCTTGGGAATGACAATCACTGGTACAATCCTTGTGGGGATATTCTATAGTTTTTTGACAGAAAGACTTTTAGCTGCCAGATTTCAGTTGAATAAACGACGTCCACCCGTTCCTCAAAAAGACCATGTCGTCGTGGTGGGACTCGGTCGGATGGGTCAGGGAATTGTGGAGATTTTACAAGAATTCAACCAACCACTTGTTGGCATCACCCTAAACACAGACTTTGACATGACAATTCTACCAGAGATGCCACTCATAACTGGTTCGTTAAAGAGGTCTCTTTCCAAGGCAAATCTTCAGACAGCAAAAAGTGTCGTTGTGGTAACTGATGATGAGATGCTGAATTTGGAAGTCAGCTTAATGGCTTATGATGCAAATCCAGAAAGCAATTTGGTTATCCGCACCACAGGTCTTAGTTTAAGTGACAATTTGGCTGAACTCTTGCCGAATGCTCAAGTTTTGTGTGTCTATGCTGTAGTCGCTGAAGCTTTTGCTGGGGCTGCATTTGGGGAAAATATTATTAATCTATTCCGCGTTGATCACAAAACTATCTTGGTCACAGAATACCAAATTGAAGCAGGTGATACGCTCAATGGCTTACTGCTATCTGAAGTTGCTTATGGCTATGGAGTTATTCCAATTCTTTACCAAAAAGAAACAGAAATGCCTAAGCTTATGCCTTCTGAGGATATTAGTTTAGTTGTGGGCGATAGCTTCGCTGCTGCGCGGAGCGCAGATCGCATGGTAGTGTTAGCAACAAGCGATGGTCTACAGCGGATTGAGCAGGGATCTGCGATCGCCACATCAAAAACCTGGCAAGTACATATTACAAAAGCTTTGACAGAGGAAGCACAATTTGAGGGGGCGAATGTTCTTGTTCGCATTTCGGGATGCAGTCTCAACACAGCGAGAACAGTGATGAAAAACTTACCAGAAACATTACATGTACCACTTTATAAGCATCAAGCTCAGCGACTTATTATAGAACTAGCTAAAGCTCAAGTTACAGCCCACTTGCTTAGGACGGATTCTCCTTAGTTATCAGTTACCAGTTATCAGTTATCAGTTAAGTAGGTCAACATAAAAAATATAAAATACGATTCTTGCGATTGCTTCCCTCCACTACGTTCCGTATGCCCTCCCTTGCCCGCTACGCTAACGCAATGACATTTTACGTTTAATTAGGTTGAGCTACTTATCAGTTGTTACTGTTCACTGCGATCCACTGAGCGTGGTCGTTGTGTTCACTGTTCACTGTTTACTGTTCACTGATTTAATTTCAACCAATCCTTAATCTCGTCAATTAACCAATGGCGTTCCACAGTTGCTAAAGGACTAGAGGTGAGCTTCTGTTTATCAGAATATTCAATTGTCACGCCCCGAGGTGCAGAACCCTGTTGAACTATCTCTTCATACACTCTACAAATCAGTGGAGTTTTTCCTCGATACCGCCAATAAGATAAACCAAATAACTTCCAGCGAATCTCAAAATCTTCACGATCAAAGTACATATCTGTATGTCTAAAAGCAGGTAGCACTGTTGCTTGGAATAGGACAAATACTAATGCTAAAAGAGGCATAATATATAATATCGAATGGTAGATAAGTCCTGTTGAGAGCAAATTAAACCACTGTGGTATTTGCCAGACAAAAGGAATAATTAAGCCTAGAAGATAGAATAATTTAAATGTTTTTCTTCCGCGTCTGGGGATTTTAATTTCTATTTTGTGAGCAGACTTTTTGATTTGAACCAGACTACCTGTGGGCTTACGGCTAGTGAGTGGTGGGGTGAGTGCGTGTCTATTCTTGAGCGTATCTAGGGCTTGGCGTGCAGAACTCAGTCGCTCTGTAACATTTGGTTCTGTCAGTTTACCAATCCAATTCACAAAACCCAAATCGACACTTACTTTATCAGCAAATTGAATGCGAGAGTTCTGGTATGGTAAATCAGCAGGAGGCGTTCCGGTGAGGAGATGAATTAAGGTTGTACCTACAGCATACAAGTCAGAAGCGGGAACAGCACGACCTGCAAACTGTTCCATTGGTACATAACCGTAGGTTCCTACAACTGTAAAAGTCGCACCTTCTAACACCGCTTGATCTTGCACTGCGCCAAAGTCAACCAGGTAAACACGCTCATCCTCACCCCAAATTAAATTGCTGGGTTTGATATCTCTGTGCAACACAGGAGGGTTGAGTTCGTGCAGGTAAACAAGAATGCTCAAAATTTCTGTTGCGATCTTTTCCACCTGTGACTCAGAAAACCGATGCCCCCGATTCAGCAGTTGCTGGAATGATGTTCCGGGAACGTAACTGTGCACTAACCCAAACCAGGGAAATCTTGAGCCAGGTTGCTTTTCCAAAACAAAGTCATCCCGATACTTGGGAATTCGGGGATGATTGAGATTTTTCAGCACTTGAGCTTCACGTTCAAACAGCTTATGTTCATCCCACTGCATCTGCGGACTCAGAGCAAGCAGTTTGACAACCACTTGTTCTTGAGGCTGTGTATGCAAATCTACTGCTAACCAAGTTTGACGACTAGCATCTTGCCCTAATTTTTCTTTAAGTTGATAACGAGACTCCTGGGGAGTCGCCTCGCGAATGCAAAGAACTTGTCCACCTTCTGCCATAACCAAAAGCTTAAAATCTAAAGTCCCAACCAATGCTTGATTTCATCTACGAGCCAACGGCATACCTGATGAGAAAGAGGTGGTTTCAATCTTCCAAATGAATACTCTTCGACACCAACAGCCAAAGTTACCTCAGGAATTTTCTTGTTACCATAGCCGCCAGAGTCACTTTTAAAAACATTATCAATCTCTAAGACATTTCCTCGCTGTCGTTTGATGCAAAAACCTAATAATTTCACTTCAATTTCAAATTGCTGATGATCGAAGTTGATATTGGTTTGGGCAAACACAGGTAATAGAAACCAAGCCCCCAATACAAGACTACCTGCCAACCAAAACAAATAAACCCAACCGCTGATCAGCATCGACAGCCAAAATAACCAAAGTCCCAACCCCGTCAGTACAAGCCAATTTCTTGGGGTAGATATTACCTTGTACCAAGGGACATGAAGTTGAATCTGCAAGCGCCTTGGTGATTTGTCCACCCAAATGCAACTTTCCGGGAGTCGTGGACTAGCAATTTTGATCGCATTTTGATTAGCCCTAAGAGCGTCAAGTGCTTGTTGAGCGCTACTAAAGCGTCTTTCAAGATTAGGCTCAGTCAGTTGCTCTAACCAACGGACAAACCCAGGATTGAGCCTGACAAGGTGAGCAAACTGCAAGCGAGAATCTTTCTGAGGCAAATCTGCTGGAGAAATACCCGTCAGCAAATGAATCAATGTTGCTCCCAAAGCATAGAGATCAGATGCTGGAGTTGCTCTTCCGCCAAACTGTTCGAGTGGTGCATAGCCATAAGTTCCCACCACTGTAAAAGTAGCACCTTCTCTTGCAGCGCGGTCTTGTACTGCACCAAAATCAACCAAATAAATACCAGAATCTTTACCTACTAGCACATTGCTAGGCTTAACGTCCCGATGCAGCACAGGAGGACTCAAACCATGCAAATAAATCAGAATTTTTAGAATCTGAGCAGCAATTTTACGAACTTCTGGTTCTGCAAACACTTGACCTTTAGTGAGTAATTGCTTGAGTGATGTACCAGGAATATATTCTTGAACTAACCCAAAGTAGAGTAACTGGTCATCAATGCAAAAATAATTACGATAGTCAGGAATGCGAGGATGGTTCAACTGTTTCAAAACTTGTGCTTCTCGCTCAAAGAGTTTCAAACTCTCCCACTGCATCTGGTCGCTAAAGGTCAACAGTTTCACCACAATATTGTCTTGTGTTGACAAATCCAGTGCTAACCAAGTTTGACGACCTGCACCTTCACCCAGCTTTTCTTTCAGTTGATAGCGATTATGTATAACCTGTTGCGTTTGCAGCATCGTGTTGCTATTCCTCAACACTTCTGTTGTACCAAAATAACACTCTTAACCCTAAAGATAACAAGGCAATCCCTGTTGAAGGGAAGTATTCCAATATCTATAGTAATAAAATTAATATACAAAACGAAACAACCGTATTCCGGATGTCCTGAGCAAAGTTTTGGTAGACACACCTGATACAAGGCACTTGGGTCACTACCTAATTATACTAGAGAGCAATTTATCTTGCTTTTGGTTTTTTCGGACTTGTCTGTGGTGGACAAGTACAATTACTTCCAGGGTTAGTAGGATTAGATGCTTGGGATCGGATAAGATCCCCCGCCTGCGGCGACAGAGTTAAAAAGGGGGTAAAATAGCCCACTGAATAACAAGGTTCCCGACTCCTTTAAAAGTTGTCGGGAATCTGAGCAGGCACTTTCACACAAATCAAATATAGGATTCCTATTTGAGTTTTGACGAAGCTAGGTACACCTTTATTTCTTCTTTCCTGTTAAGCGTTAAGCGTTAAGCGTTAAGCGTTCCCTTCCCCTACGAGTTCGTTCACCAAATCAAACCGAATTCCTATAGTTGACTACTGTAAGCACTATAGCCATAAGCTAGAGTTTCTTTCATCGCAGCCGACGGCTTGAGACTTCTGTTAATTGAATTAGCAAAGGGTATCTGGATTCCTTTGATGGTTTCTGGTAAAATTGCATATTCTTGTGTTGGTTCTACGATGTATTGTGGACACTTAGTTTTCATTCCAGAAGTAGTTAACATTGCATTTATTTCTGCAGATGAATATTGCTTGAGATAAACTGAGTTCTGTTTTGGGTTTAACCTTCTGACTAAATTATGAATTATATGAGAAGGACAAGACTTGTTGTGGAAAGAATGATTGAAGACGAAAGTTCCACCTGGCTTGAGTACACGAGATACTTCAACCAAGAGGTTTCTAATCTGTGCTTCTGGTATATGCATAAATACACAGTTAGAAATAATCAAGTCTACAGAATTATCTTCTAAAGGCAGTAATTCAGCAGAAGCACAAATAATGTAAAACTCTGCTCCAGGGAAAAAATCATATTCTTGCTTACACTTTAGTAACCGTCGCAATAAAGACTCCGAGATATCAATGCCATAATACTTTTGACACCTCAAATTTTTGTCCTTTGAAAGAAACAAAGGAATTCGACCATACCCACAGCCAATTTCCAGAATAGAATCCACAGACTTATTGATAGGAAACTTATTCCAAGTTCCTCCAGGTCTTCCGGTTAAAAGAGTGTAATCTTGTTTCAGTGGTGATGTTTCTTCTGCTTGTTCAATTTTTTGAGAACCGTAGTACGTCTTACCAATTTCGTCCCATCTTTGTTTTTGTTCAGTACTGTTCAACTGTTCGTAATCGTTAGGAAAATAAATGCCATCCCGAAGTTGAAAGTCATTCAAACTGATTTTGGCGTTGAGTGATGTGCTCATGAGATTATTCCTGCTCAAGTCCTTAATATGTTTCTGGTTATACTCTGAAGTTCATCTAAACTTCAAGTCGTCTTACTTATGGTTTTTACTTTTATTTATACATATAAAAATAAAAAATTCTTCTATTCCAAAGTCTTACATAACCGAGGGAAGGGGAAAGGGATATAAGCCTCGGGCGTGATGCCAGGGTGACGTACTATAGCAATCCTAAATCATAAGCCCTACGGGCACGCTGGGCGAACATGAGAAATTTGGAAACAATTGGGCGATTATAAATCGCTACTACACAAACCAAGTCCACCTACGTGGACTTAATAAAATAACCCGCACAGGCGGTGAGACAGCGCGAATCACGGCTTTCCCGACCTAGGCGACTGCGTAAGCGCAAGCGCACGAATCGAGCGTATCTCTTTCAGAGACGCTGAGTCGCAAAGCGACACGCTGCGCGAACGCGAACGCGTAAGCGTGTCCCTTTGGGACTTACAAAGTAGCGTCTGGGCAGGAGATACGCGTAAGGGTGTCCCTTTGGGACTTACAAAGTAGCGTCTGGGCAGAGGAGATACCCGGAGGGGTTTTGTCTCGTGTAGCCGCGATTTATAATCGCCAGGATTGAACCAAATGTTACTTTCTTGAGGCGGTTTCTCCAGAACATTGCGCGATAAGCCAGAGGCGAGAGGCGATCGCCTCTCGCCCCTGATTTTTCATGTCAGCTAATCACGGGAAAATCTCACGAACCTTAGATGAAAATGTATTTCCCCTACAGCCTTACACCCC
This portion of the Brasilonema sennae CENA114 genome encodes:
- a CDS encoding ATP-binding protein; this translates as MNITPRPPTASQKEFQQLIHEKSCNFVGREFAFAAITDFLNQQPCGYFTIVGTPGSGKSAIIAKYVMENPSVVYYSAEVEGKNCAEEFLITVCTQLTLRLRSGLKPRSLSVAEVSGVEALMGEMGDTNVSLPDNATEGSWFFSLLLQKVSDLLEPDGRLIIAIDGCDRIDLNNQSPDSNLFYLPRYLPERVYFLLTRRPFKSEKSGLLIETPAQILDLEAYSEQNREDVQTYIQQYISVTPSFFKNTGWITNDSISEQEFCQQLTQQLTVKSENNFMYLNHILKAISQGFYPKPFQFEPLPPGLEAYYKNHYQRIKGKGLSSVGLAVLKCLAQLVQPLSGELIAQMVDEDEYEVEKVLENWLEFLYEEIRGEEIFYSLYHSSFANWLGKELNLV
- a CDS encoding DUF433 domain-containing protein; protein product: MRIPVSLVVNLVANGKPVEEILEEYPDLEPEDIRQSLLYAAWLTQERVYSFTNAEKQAS
- a CDS encoding potassium channel family protein, with protein sequence MLLDQFLVCGLGSLGQHCVVALKQFEVSVIAIDKNLPQDWEFSHLPDLLDNVLVGDCRQISVLEQAKIQQCRAAIIVTSNEQVNAETALAVRKLNPKTRLIVRSSKKNLNELLSQHLGNFVAFEPTQLPAPAFALAALGTETLGLFHLQGQWLQVVKRTLSPTDRWCNNSTLYELNTHKRRILYHTSGATSLSKAFHEWEPDTRLMPGDTIVYIETIKPTSTNSKKLVRNTWYNPWHLLTTLKHLNWLTIKQQFITFLRKSDENRFKQLGIICGVIVSFLLLLGTVLYQLSYPQISLIDAFFTSMMLLLGGFGDLFGGFNFTLPVPFWLRFISLGMTITGTILVGIFYSFLTERLLAARFQLNKRRPPVPQKDHVVVVGLGRMGQGIVEILQEFNQPLVGITLNTDFDMTILPEMPLITGSLKRSLSKANLQTAKSVVVVTDDEMLNLEVSLMAYDANPESNLVIRTTGLSLSDNLAELLPNAQVLCVYAVVAEAFAGAAFGENIINLFRVDHKTILVTEYQIEAGDTLNGLLLSEVAYGYGVIPILYQKETEMPKLMPSEDISLVVGDSFAAARSADRMVVLATSDGLQRIEQGSAIATSKTWQVHITKALTEEAQFEGANVLVRISGCSLNTARTVMKNLPETLHVPLYKHQAQRLIIELAKAQVTAHLLRTDSP
- a CDS encoding serine/threonine protein kinase gives rise to the protein MAEGGQVLCIREATPQESRYQLKEKLGQDASRQTWLAVDLHTQPQEQVVVKLLALSPQMQWDEHKLFEREAQVLKNLNHPRIPKYRDDFVLEKQPGSRFPWFGLVHSYVPGTSFQQLLNRGHRFSESQVEKIATEILSILVYLHELNPPVLHRDIKPSNLIWGEDERVYLVDFGAVQDQAVLEGATFTVVGTYGYVPMEQFAGRAVPASDLYAVGTTLIHLLTGTPPADLPYQNSRIQFADKVSVDLGFVNWIGKLTEPNVTERLSSARQALDTLKNRHALTPPLTSRKPTGSLVQIKKSAHKIEIKIPRRGRKTFKLFYLLGLIIPFVWQIPQWFNLLSTGLIYHSILYIMPLLALVFVLFQATVLPAFRHTDMYFDREDFEIRWKLFGLSYWRYRGKTPLICRVYEEIVQQGSAPRGVTIEYSDKQKLTSSPLATVERHWLIDEIKDWLKLNQ
- a CDS encoding serine/threonine protein kinase; the protein is MLQTQQVIHNRYQLKEKLGEGAGRQTWLALDLSTQDNIVVKLLTFSDQMQWESLKLFEREAQVLKQLNHPRIPDYRNYFCIDDQLLYFGLVQEYIPGTSLKQLLTKGQVFAEPEVRKIAAQILKILIYLHGLSPPVLHRDVKPSNVLVGKDSGIYLVDFGAVQDRAAREGATFTVVGTYGYAPLEQFGGRATPASDLYALGATLIHLLTGISPADLPQKDSRLQFAHLVRLNPGFVRWLEQLTEPNLERRFSSAQQALDALRANQNAIKIASPRLPESCIWVDKSPRRLQIQLHVPWYKVISTPRNWLVLTGLGLWLFWLSMLISGWVYLFWLAGSLVLGAWFLLPVFAQTNINFDHQQFEIEVKLLGFCIKRQRGNVLEIDNVFKSDSGGYGNKKIPEVTLAVGVEEYSFGRLKPPLSHQVCRWLVDEIKHWLGL
- a CDS encoding class I SAM-dependent methyltransferase, whose amino-acid sequence is MSTSLNAKISLNDFQLRDGIYFPNDYEQLNSTEQKQRWDEIGKTYYGSQKIEQAEETSPLKQDYTLLTGRPGGTWNKFPINKSVDSILEIGCGYGRIPLFLSKDKNLRCQKYYGIDISESLLRRLLKCKQEYDFFPGAEFYIICASAELLPLEDNSVDLIISNCVFMHIPEAQIRNLLVEVSRVLKPGGTFVFNHSFHNKSCPSHIIHNLVRRLNPKQNSVYLKQYSSAEINAMLTTSGMKTKCPQYIVEPTQEYAILPETIKGIQIPFANSINRSLKPSAAMKETLAYGYSAYSSQL